One window from the genome of Balneola vulgaris DSM 17893 encodes:
- a CDS encoding DUF2911 domain-containing protein — protein MKSILGVLSVSMLAIACGPVEAPNNEAGFITLLGNDTLAVEKFEKIGNRVSAQVVLRSPRTRLSSYELILDDTGGIDTYTVRNHPLEEGFNGSSEISRSYAREGDSLITKVLTNDGTYRDLMTPYEPGILPFIDMVHWPFELAFNYAAEVDADSINQRLITGSRASTFVIAKIASDSMTIRHPSRGVMGVDVNAEGDIMELDAGLTTRKLVVSRTDEVDIDAVAKRFAEADKNGSPFGALSGAVTETFTVGHAEFEVSYGSPKRRGRDLFGGIVPFGQRWRTGANRATHFKTSKDLKIGSLTVPAAEYTLFTIPEADGGTLIINKQTGQNGRTYDESRDLGRVPMTVMTKSDNTEDFTITVEEGPNGGRLNLIWGETVYYVDFTVQ, from the coding sequence ATGAAATCAATATTAGGCGTGCTTTCTGTAAGCATGCTTGCTATCGCCTGTGGACCCGTTGAGGCGCCCAATAATGAGGCCGGGTTTATAACGCTGTTAGGGAATGATACCCTTGCGGTTGAGAAGTTTGAAAAAATAGGGAATCGTGTTTCGGCACAAGTAGTACTAAGAAGTCCACGAACCCGATTAAGCTCCTATGAGCTGATCTTGGATGACACAGGTGGGATCGACACATACACCGTTCGTAATCATCCCCTTGAAGAAGGCTTTAATGGTAGTTCTGAAATCAGTAGGTCCTATGCTCGAGAGGGAGACAGCTTAATTACCAAAGTATTAACGAACGATGGTACCTATCGCGATTTGATGACGCCGTATGAACCAGGGATTCTTCCTTTTATAGATATGGTGCATTGGCCTTTCGAGCTGGCATTCAACTATGCCGCGGAAGTGGATGCCGATAGCATCAATCAACGTTTAATTACAGGCTCTAGAGCTTCAACTTTTGTGATTGCGAAAATAGCTTCTGATTCTATGACTATCCGCCATCCTTCGCGTGGAGTTATGGGCGTAGATGTGAATGCAGAGGGCGACATCATGGAGCTTGATGCAGGTTTAACTACCCGTAAACTGGTGGTTAGCCGAACAGATGAAGTTGACATAGATGCGGTTGCAAAACGTTTTGCCGAAGCGGATAAAAACGGTAGCCCGTTTGGAGCCTTATCCGGAGCTGTAACAGAGACATTTACGGTAGGCCATGCTGAGTTTGAAGTATCCTACGGTTCACCAAAACGTCGTGGACGTGATTTGTTTGGAGGCATTGTACCATTTGGGCAACGCTGGAGAACAGGAGCGAACCGAGCTACACATTTTAAAACTTCAAAAGATTTAAAAATCGGTTCATTAACGGTTCCTGCGGCTGAATATACTCTATTCACTATTCCAGAAGCCGATGGAGGTACTTTAATCATCAATAAGCAAACGGGGCAGAACGGAAGAACCTATGACGAGTCCCGTGACTTAGGCCGTGTACCCATGACGGTGATGACGAAAAGTGATAACACCGAAGACTTCACCATTACGGTAGAAGAAGGACCAAATGGGGGTCGATTAAACCTAATTTGGGGTGAAACGGTGTACTATGTAGACTTTACCGTTCAGTGA
- a CDS encoding M28 family peptidase yields MKKLFALTLIGTVFISCTSTNKDEVAKSITKESLKEHIEVLASDDYMGRATGTEGEQMTVDYLVEQFKAMGATSGVEDGSYVQAFPLLGQKTMNHTMSVRRVSNNRQLSDFTFFEDFVAWPANQSEGVDIQNAELVYVGYGIQAPEENWDDFKGMDVKGKIIVIKNNDPEYDPNLFGGNARLFYGRYTYKYEKAKEMGALGAIIIHTTPTAGYGWNVVSNGWSRERFYVKGDEGADMGATEMNGWLTYEASEALFNHAGLNVDDMLEAADSPDFEPVPLANVRLSVKVDAEYRDISAKNVIAKIEGSDAELKDEYLVLTAHHDHLGITNPIDGDDINNGASDNAAGVSAVLNLMKAYKSVQGDLKRSVLAVVVGAEEVGLLGSQYWGQNPTVHPGKVTGNINLDGMNVYGETSDLVIVGYGRNSLADLVVEVAEERGRTVKPDANPEQGIFYRSDHFNMAKVGIPAIFPNPGEEFVNKSEGYAETVDSVSAANYHSVNDEINEYWDLSGAAKDTQLFFEVGYRALNSDQLQKWKAGDEFEATRLKMLDEIK; encoded by the coding sequence ATGAAAAAGCTTTTTGCACTTACTTTAATAGGTACTGTTTTTATTTCATGCACATCTACGAATAAAGATGAGGTGGCGAAATCCATCACTAAAGAGAGTTTAAAGGAACATATTGAGGTTCTGGCCTCCGACGATTACATGGGCCGTGCCACCGGAACCGAAGGCGAGCAAATGACGGTGGATTATTTGGTGGAGCAATTTAAAGCCATGGGCGCCACTTCGGGCGTTGAAGATGGCAGCTATGTACAGGCTTTCCCACTGTTAGGCCAAAAAACAATGAACCACACAATGAGTGTGCGTCGTGTTTCAAACAACCGCCAGTTGAGTGATTTCACCTTCTTTGAGGATTTTGTAGCATGGCCCGCCAACCAAAGCGAAGGCGTTGACATTCAAAATGCTGAGTTGGTATATGTTGGATACGGTATCCAAGCACCCGAAGAAAATTGGGATGATTTCAAAGGCATGGATGTGAAGGGAAAAATTATTGTGATCAAGAATAATGACCCTGAATATGATCCGAATCTATTTGGAGGCAATGCACGATTGTTCTACGGTCGTTACACCTACAAGTATGAAAAGGCGAAAGAAATGGGGGCCCTTGGAGCCATTATCATTCACACCACTCCAACGGCAGGCTATGGTTGGAATGTAGTTTCCAATGGATGGAGCCGTGAGCGTTTTTATGTGAAGGGTGATGAAGGTGCAGATATGGGCGCTACTGAAATGAATGGCTGGTTGACTTACGAGGCGAGTGAAGCACTATTTAATCACGCGGGTTTAAATGTTGACGATATGCTTGAGGCTGCGGATAGTCCAGATTTCGAACCTGTACCTCTTGCGAATGTGCGCCTTTCAGTGAAGGTAGATGCTGAATACCGAGATATCAGCGCGAAGAATGTAATTGCCAAAATTGAAGGTTCAGATGCTGAATTGAAGGATGAGTATTTAGTGCTTACTGCACACCACGATCATTTAGGAATCACAAACCCTATTGATGGTGATGATATTAATAACGGCGCATCCGATAATGCTGCGGGCGTGAGTGCTGTGCTGAACTTGATGAAGGCTTACAAAAGCGTGCAAGGTGATTTAAAGCGAAGTGTTCTTGCTGTGGTTGTAGGAGCTGAGGAAGTAGGACTTTTGGGTTCTCAGTATTGGGGGCAAAATCCTACCGTTCATCCCGGTAAAGTAACGGGGAATATTAACCTCGACGGAATGAATGTATATGGAGAAACCTCCGATTTAGTGATTGTGGGTTATGGCCGAAATAGCCTTGCTGATTTAGTGGTAGAAGTAGCTGAAGAAAGAGGACGCACGGTTAAACCTGATGCGAATCCTGAACAAGGTATCTTCTATCGTTCTGATCACTTTAATATGGCTAAGGTGGGAATTCCAGCCATCTTCCCAAATCCGGGAGAAGAGTTTGTGAATAAGTCAGAGGGATATGCAGAGACTGTAGATAGCGTGTCGGCTGCGAATTATCATTCAGTAAATGATGAGATAAATGAATATTGGGATCTAAGTGGTGCCGCAAAAGACACTCAGTTGTTTTTTGAAGTGGGTTATAGAGCACTAAACTCAGATCAACTACAGAAATGGAAAGCGGGGGATGAGTTTGAGGCAACACGTCTCAAGATGTTAGACGAGATCAAATAA
- a CDS encoding SDR family oxidoreductase, protein MSNFSGRTVLITGAASGIGLLMGKLSLKRGAKRLVMWDIDQEALQATGDELLNAGYEVTTQVVDVRSIDQIEQAHSELLNSHIHVDILINNAGVIVGKAFAKHTIADINKTMEVNALALMYVTHTFLPDMQDRNSGHIVNIASAAGLTPNPGMTVYAASKWAAVGWSDSLRIELEKTHPRIKVLTVMPSYINTGMFEGVTPPLFVPLLDPEKISVKILDAIEKDKIQLKAPFMVKTSLIFRGLLPQRAFDFIAGKIFKVYSSMDNFKGRNHS, encoded by the coding sequence ATGTCAAACTTTTCTGGACGAACAGTACTAATTACAGGTGCCGCTAGCGGAATTGGGCTCCTTATGGGTAAACTATCCCTAAAGCGTGGTGCTAAGCGCCTTGTGATGTGGGACATCGACCAAGAAGCGCTTCAAGCCACAGGCGATGAGCTACTGAATGCGGGCTACGAAGTTACTACCCAAGTGGTGGATGTTCGCAGTATCGATCAAATTGAACAAGCCCATTCAGAACTGCTAAATAGCCACATTCACGTCGACATCCTCATCAATAACGCTGGAGTGATTGTGGGGAAAGCCTTCGCCAAACATACTATTGCCGATATCAACAAAACGATGGAAGTAAATGCATTAGCACTGATGTATGTCACCCATACCTTCCTTCCCGATATGCAAGATCGAAATTCTGGCCATATTGTTAACATTGCCTCTGCCGCTGGACTCACTCCCAATCCTGGCATGACGGTTTATGCCGCAAGTAAATGGGCGGCGGTAGGCTGGTCTGATTCACTTCGCATTGAATTGGAAAAAACACATCCACGCATCAAAGTTTTAACGGTGATGCCCAGCTACATCAATACCGGTATGTTTGAGGGCGTAACTCCTCCTTTATTTGTACCGTTGTTAGACCCAGAGAAAATTTCTGTTAAGATTTTAGACGCTATAGAGAAGGATAAAATTCAACTGAAGGCACCGTTCATGGTTAAGACATCGCTGATTTTTCGAGGGCTACTCCCCCAACGTGCCTTCGACTTCATCGCGGGCAAGATATTCAAGGTGTATTCCTCTATGGACAACTTCAAAGGGCGTAACCATTCATGA